In a single window of the Ruminococcus albus 7 = DSM 20455 genome:
- the uxuA gene encoding mannonate dehydratase, with protein MKMSFRWYGTGNDSITLSQIRQIPGVSEIVWALHEKQPGEVWEKDEIQAVKDELDKYGFGMSVVESVNVHDDIKTAGKNRDLYIENYKQTLRNLKDFGVKVVCYNFMPVFDWTRTDLFHPLPDGSTALYYEKSKIKQDPEEMAAYILKETKGYTMPGWEPERLANLKELFALYKNVDKETLWANLKYFLEELMPVCHECDIKMAIHPDDPPWDIFGLPRLLTDEAAVDRFLDMVDDPYNCLTLCSGSLGSNPDNNVADIVRKHCDRIAFAHIRNVKHFDNGDFSETSHRDCDGDVGILDIIKAYHDGGFDGYIRPDHGRHIWDEKCRPGYGLYDRALGIMYILGVWDMLDKLDGK; from the coding sequence ATGAAAATGTCATTCCGCTGGTACGGCACAGGCAATGACAGCATCACTCTTTCGCAGATACGTCAGATACCCGGTGTCAGCGAGATAGTCTGGGCACTGCATGAAAAGCAGCCAGGCGAAGTCTGGGAAAAAGACGAGATACAGGCTGTCAAGGACGAACTGGACAAGTACGGTTTCGGCATGAGCGTGGTAGAATCCGTGAACGTTCACGATGATATAAAGACCGCAGGCAAGAACAGGGATCTTTATATAGAGAACTACAAGCAGACTCTCCGCAATCTCAAGGATTTCGGCGTTAAGGTAGTCTGCTATAATTTCATGCCTGTTTTTGACTGGACGAGGACGGATCTTTTTCACCCCCTGCCCGACGGTTCAACTGCGCTATATTACGAAAAAAGCAAGATAAAACAGGATCCCGAGGAAATGGCAGCATACATCCTCAAGGAAACAAAAGGATATACCATGCCCGGCTGGGAACCCGAAAGACTGGCAAATCTGAAAGAGCTTTTTGCACTTTACAAGAATGTTGACAAGGAGACTCTATGGGCAAACCTGAAATACTTCCTTGAAGAGCTTATGCCTGTATGTCACGAGTGTGATATCAAAATGGCTATACACCCCGACGATCCGCCCTGGGATATCTTCGGGCTGCCACGTCTGCTGACCGATGAAGCTGCAGTAGACCGTTTCCTTGATATGGTAGACGATCCCTATAACTGCCTGACACTGTGTTCGGGTTCACTGGGTTCAAACCCGGATAACAATGTAGCTGACATCGTGCGAAAGCACTGCGACCGCATAGCATTCGCACACATACGCAACGTGAAGCATTTTGACAACGGTGATTTCAGCGAAACATCCCACCGCGACTGCGACGGTGATGTGGGTATACTGGATATCATAAAAGCCTACCACGACGGCGGATTTGACGGATATATCCGCCCTGACCACGGCAGACACATCTGGGATGAAAAATGCCGTCCGGGATATGGTCTTTATGACAGGGCACTGGGCATAATGTACATACTGGGTGTATGGGATATGCTGGACAAGCTGGACGGAAAATAA
- a CDS encoding DUF1858 domain-containing protein, with product MAYSVTKDTVIGDILDTDFDVAPLFLEIGMHCLGCPASRGETIEEACAVHGTDPDALVEKLNAHFAAKA from the coding sequence ATGGCATATTCAGTTACTAAGGATACTGTTATCGGCGATATCCTCGATACAGATTTTGATGTTGCACCCCTGTTTCTCGAAATAGGAATGCATTGTCTTGGCTGTCCCGCATCCAGAGGCGAAACTATCGAAGAGGCTTGCGCTGTACACGGCACAGACCCCGATGCACTGGTTGAAAAGCTCAACGCACACTTTGCTGCCAAGGCTTGA
- a CDS encoding ABC transporter ATP-binding protein translates to MDKNNVVLSIKGLNKTIGKKHILHDIDLECYAGEVFGFLGPNGAGKTTTIKIVVGLLLLDEGDVKICGHDITKEFEAAMYNVGGIVENPELYKFMTGKENLRQYARMRGLDFSEIDKAVELVKLSNRINDKVSKYSLGMRQRLGVAQALMHKPKLLILDEPTNGLDPQGIKELRDILRDLAHKDGVCVVVSSHLMSEMEMMCDRVGIIAKGSMIGTYTMEEIISQSQGNSTEYIIETDDAEKALEILDTDNITAQGSMLYIKLDSTNAKADIAEAIKKMAGNGMNIYSVHPKESKKLEEVFIELTGTEGDGQIG, encoded by the coding sequence ATGGACAAGAATAATGTAGTCCTGAGCATAAAGGGGCTGAACAAGACCATCGGCAAGAAGCATATCCTACATGATATTGATCTGGAGTGCTATGCAGGCGAGGTCTTCGGTTTTCTGGGACCAAACGGCGCAGGCAAGACCACTACCATAAAAATCGTAGTGGGACTCCTGCTTCTGGACGAAGGTGATGTAAAGATCTGCGGACACGATATCACCAAGGAATTTGAAGCTGCTATGTATAATGTGGGCGGTATAGTTGAAAATCCGGAGTTATACAAATTCATGACGGGCAAAGAAAATCTCAGACAGTATGCCCGTATGCGTGGACTGGACTTTTCAGAGATCGACAAAGCTGTCGAGCTGGTAAAACTATCCAATCGCATAAACGATAAGGTATCAAAGTACTCCCTGGGTATGCGCCAGAGGCTTGGTGTTGCACAGGCACTTATGCACAAACCAAAGCTCCTTATACTGGACGAACCTACAAACGGTCTTGACCCCCAGGGTATCAAGGAACTTCGTGATATCCTGAGAGATCTTGCTCACAAGGACGGAGTGTGCGTAGTGGTATCATCTCACCTTATGAGCGAGATGGAAATGATGTGTGACCGTGTTGGTATAATCGCAAAAGGCAGTATGATAGGCACTTATACTATGGAGGAGATAATCTCCCAATCACAGGGAAACTCCACCGAATACATAATTGAGACCGATGATGCCGAAAAGGCGCTGGAGATACTCGACACCGACAACATAACCGCACAGGGCAGTATGCTCTATATCAAGCTTGACAGCACCAACGCAAAAGCGGATATAGCTGAAGCAATAAAGAAGATGGCAGGGAACGGCATGAACATCTACTCCGTACACCCCAAGGAAAGCAAAAAGCTCGAAGAGGTATTCATAGAGCTCACAGGAACGGAAGGAGATGGACAGATTGGGTAA
- the uxaC gene encoding glucuronate isomerase produces the protein MENAKRPFMDKDFLLDTEEARILFHKYAEDMPIIDYHCHIDPKDIAEDKNFDSITELWLGGDHYKWRAMRQCGIAEKYITGKEDSCKRFMLWCRTLSQAVGSPLYHWSYLELQRYFDCRLAINESNADEIFDMCNKKLHSGELSAKKIIRMSKVKVIGTTDDPCDDLRWHKVIAEDKALGCKVIPTFRPDKVLLIEDSGFADYVRALGKAADVEVNSFEDLKKALSARIDFFTSMGCKSSDQSTVMFPCIPTDATECEHIFRKGMANEDLTEEERLGFITEIMLFLGKEYRRHGWVMQLHFGVARNSNTRMFRSVGRDAGFGRIHSDAPIESLAAFLDELDKTDDLPRTVLYSLDPTMNTAIDVLAKCFNDEGVYGKVQHGAAWWFNDNLGGMKDHLRSLCEQGVLGNFIGMLTDSRCMLSYTRHEYFRRILCAYIGRLCADGELYPDEENLGEIVRNISFNNALKFFGLG, from the coding sequence ATGGAAAACGCAAAACGACCATTTATGGATAAAGATTTTCTTCTCGATACCGAAGAAGCACGTATACTCTTCCACAAGTATGCTGAGGATATGCCTATAATCGACTACCACTGCCATATCGACCCAAAGGATATCGCAGAGGACAAAAACTTCGACAGCATCACCGAACTATGGCTTGGGGGCGACCACTACAAGTGGCGTGCCATGCGTCAGTGCGGCATAGCCGAGAAATACATAACAGGCAAAGAGGACAGCTGCAAGCGTTTCATGCTGTGGTGCAGAACCCTTTCGCAGGCTGTGGGAAGCCCGCTGTATCACTGGAGCTATCTGGAACTGCAGAGGTACTTCGATTGCAGACTTGCCATAAACGAAAGTAACGCAGATGAAATATTCGATATGTGCAACAAGAAACTTCACAGCGGAGAACTCTCGGCAAAGAAGATAATACGTATGTCTAAGGTAAAAGTCATAGGTACAACGGACGATCCATGCGACGACCTGCGTTGGCATAAAGTGATAGCCGAGGACAAAGCGCTCGGATGCAAAGTCATACCCACATTCCGACCCGACAAGGTGCTGCTTATAGAAGACAGCGGTTTTGCCGATTATGTACGTGCACTGGGAAAAGCTGCAGACGTTGAGGTGAACAGCTTTGAGGACTTGAAAAAAGCTCTGTCAGCGAGGATAGATTTCTTTACAAGCATGGGATGCAAAAGCAGCGATCAGAGTACGGTGATGTTCCCCTGCATACCAACAGATGCGACCGAATGCGAGCACATTTTCCGCAAGGGCATGGCAAATGAAGACCTCACCGAGGAAGAACGTCTTGGATTTATTACCGAGATCATGCTGTTCCTCGGAAAGGAATACCGCCGTCACGGCTGGGTCATGCAGCTGCATTTCGGGGTGGCAAGAAACTCCAATACCCGTATGTTCAGATCCGTTGGCAGAGATGCGGGATTCGGCCGCATACACAGTGATGCGCCCATAGAGAGCCTTGCGGCTTTTCTTGATGAACTTGACAAGACCGATGATCTTCCCAGAACAGTACTTTACAGCCTTGACCCTACAATGAACACCGCTATTGATGTACTGGCAAAATGCTTCAATGATGAGGGAGTATACGGGAAAGTTCAGCACGGCGCGGCATGGTGGTTCAATGATAATCTTGGCGGCATGAAAGATCATCTGCGAAGTTTGTGCGAACAAGGCGTACTCGGGAATTTCATCGGTATGCTGACGGATTCACGCTGTATGCTTTCGTACACAAGGCACGAATATTTCAGACGTATACTATGCGCATACATAGGCAGGCTTTGCGCTGACGGCGAACTGTACCCGGACGAAGAAAACCTTGGTGAGAT
- the ypeB gene encoding germination protein YpeB has translation MHITKRGLIKMSLLSLSAITALSVKNVLLTKRADTAQRAVNNSYSAAVEELAGSCENISNSLEKQLYSASGQVQQAIAADLCRDASAARSALARLPVSQLDLENTNKFLSQVGNYSMALSKKLQDGEKLTSEEYSSISDLCRFSKALSDRLWELEGEVAAGGLSFEQAEGVMADEEPPHVTEGFTDFESSFDDYPKLIYDGPFSDNILEQTPHMTANAEEVSEDYCLRKASSALDISVSDLTDTAESEGKMPAWRFSDDKGGAFCEVTKNGGYISYFLKMRNVDSTKLDNDTAVQKAESCLQDLGILSMEKTYYEIQDNVMTVNFCYSDLGRRIYPDLVKVSVAMDNGDILGYDARGFLTNHRKREYDDKICSVLRAKKEISPRLRVLSDRMAVIPTDGGNEVLCYEYTCQAASGRRVLVYINAVTAAEERVLLLEENENGTLTI, from the coding sequence ATGCATATAACAAAACGCGGACTGATAAAAATGTCCCTGCTGTCATTATCAGCGATCACTGCGCTATCGGTAAAAAATGTTTTGCTGACAAAACGTGCAGATACTGCTCAGCGTGCAGTGAACAATTCTTACTCTGCCGCTGTCGAAGAGCTTGCAGGCAGCTGCGAGAACATCTCAAACTCACTTGAAAAACAGCTGTATTCCGCATCGGGACAAGTACAGCAGGCTATCGCAGCCGACCTCTGCCGCGATGCTTCCGCCGCCCGTTCAGCCCTTGCAAGACTTCCCGTAAGTCAGCTCGATCTTGAAAACACTAACAAGTTTCTCTCACAGGTCGGAAATTATTCTATGGCACTGTCAAAAAAACTGCAAGACGGCGAAAAGCTAACCTCTGAGGAATACAGCAGCATATCAGACCTCTGCAGGTTCTCAAAGGCACTGAGCGACAGGCTGTGGGAGCTGGAAGGGGAAGTAGCTGCAGGCGGACTATCATTTGAACAGGCTGAGGGCGTTATGGCTGACGAAGAACCGCCCCATGTCACCGAGGGCTTCACCGACTTCGAGAGCAGCTTTGACGATTACCCCAAGCTTATCTATGACGGACCTTTCTCCGACAATATACTTGAACAGACACCGCACATGACAGCAAATGCCGAAGAAGTCAGCGAGGACTACTGCCTTCGGAAAGCTTCTTCGGCACTGGATATCAGCGTATCAGACCTTACCGACACAGCAGAGTCAGAAGGTAAAATGCCTGCATGGCGATTCTCCGACGATAAAGGCGGAGCATTCTGCGAGGTAACAAAGAATGGTGGATATATCTCATATTTTCTGAAGATGCGCAATGTTGACAGTACAAAGCTCGATAACGACACTGCCGTACAAAAAGCCGAAAGCTGCCTACAGGATCTGGGTATACTGTCTATGGAGAAGACCTACTATGAGATACAGGACAATGTTATGACCGTGAATTTCTGCTACAGCGATCTTGGCAGACGTATATATCCCGATCTTGTAAAGGTATCGGTGGCTATGGATAACGGTGATATACTCGGCTATGATGCCAGGGGATTCCTGACGAACCACCGCAAGCGCGAATACGATGACAAGATATGCTCCGTCCTTCGTGCGAAAAAAGAGATATCTCCAAGGCTGAGGGTACTGAGCGACCGAATGGCAGTCATACCCACTGACGGAGGAAACGAAGTACTGTGCTACGAATACACCTGTCAGGCAGCAAGCGGACGCAGGGTACTGGTTTATATCAACGCAGTAACCGCTGCTGAGGAACGTGTGCTTCTTCTTGAAGAAAACGAGAACGGCACCCTAACCATATAA
- a CDS encoding MBOAT family O-acyltransferase: MVFADLFFLYFFLPVCLICYFITRNATIRNIVLIVFSMIFYAWGEPVWVSILCVSALVDYYNGRVIEKHPEGWQAKMALAWSLIFNLGLLFGFKYTGFFVENLNNAAGLGLPVPHIKLPIGISFYTFQTISYTIDCYWGKVKPQKSFLKFLMYVSLFPQLVAGPIVRYSVIAEEIEDRKTTINDLSEGFSRIILGLGKKVLIANSLSTVVTSLFGDADNGYSAIDSLSVLGTWYGAILVGLWYYFDFSGYSDIAIGLGRIFGFHFDENFKYPFICKTISEFWQRWHISLSSFFRDYVLYIPIFGKRRKYGGLFLVWFLTGLWHGASWNFVFWGLYYGLFIMMEMMIGKKKMKKMPVPAAHIYTKTIIFLGFGIFYFESLPKLCKFFKGLVGLNGNSFCDSYTANIFMGNIFLFIIAIFFSMPVIPKLREKAFRKPGSAYIFQSAGVISNALILLASSLLLLNNTNNPFLYFRF; this comes from the coding sequence GTGGTTTTTGCAGATCTGTTTTTTCTGTATTTCTTTTTGCCTGTGTGTCTGATATGTTATTTCATCACACGCAACGCAACGATACGCAATATTGTACTAATAGTCTTTTCAATGATATTCTACGCATGGGGCGAACCTGTATGGGTCAGCATACTATGCGTATCAGCACTGGTCGATTACTACAACGGACGAGTCATCGAGAAACATCCCGAAGGCTGGCAGGCGAAGATGGCGCTTGCATGGTCACTTATATTCAATCTGGGATTGCTGTTCGGGTTCAAGTATACGGGGTTCTTTGTTGAAAATCTCAACAATGCCGCAGGACTCGGGCTGCCTGTGCCGCACATAAAGCTGCCCATAGGCATATCCTTCTACACATTCCAGACCATATCCTATACTATAGACTGCTACTGGGGCAAGGTAAAGCCGCAGAAGAGTTTTCTGAAATTCCTGATGTACGTATCTCTTTTCCCGCAGCTTGTTGCAGGACCTATCGTAAGGTACTCCGTCATCGCTGAGGAGATAGAGGACAGAAAGACCACCATAAACGATCTTTCAGAGGGATTCTCGCGGATAATACTCGGTCTTGGCAAAAAGGTGCTTATCGCCAACAGCCTGAGTACGGTAGTCACCTCGCTTTTCGGTGATGCAGATAACGGCTATTCTGCAATAGACTCGCTTTCAGTGTTGGGCACATGGTACGGCGCTATACTTGTGGGACTCTGGTATTACTTTGATTTCTCGGGATACTCCGATATAGCTATCGGTCTGGGACGTATATTCGGCTTCCATTTTGATGAGAACTTCAAGTATCCTTTTATATGCAAGACTATATCCGAATTCTGGCAGAGATGGCATATCTCCCTGAGTTCATTCTTCCGTGATTATGTGCTGTACATACCGATATTCGGCAAAAGGCGCAAATACGGCGGACTTTTCCTTGTGTGGTTCCTGACTGGTCTGTGGCACGGCGCAAGCTGGAACTTCGTGTTCTGGGGACTTTACTACGGTCTGTTCATCATGATGGAGATGATGATAGGCAAGAAGAAAATGAAGAAAATGCCCGTACCTGCGGCACATATCTATACCAAGACGATAATATTCCTGGGCTTCGGCATATTCTATTTTGAGAGCCTGCCAAAGCTGTGCAAGTTCTTCAAGGGACTTGTGGGACTTAACGGCAATTCATTCTGTGATTCCTACACCGCTAATATATTTATGGGAAATATTTTCCTGTTCATTATAGCGATATTCTTTTCTATGCCGGTTATCCCGAAGCTTCGTGAGAAAGCTTTCAGAAAACCGGGAAGTGCATATATTTTCCAGTCGGCAGGCGTTATAAGCAACGCACTGATACTGCTGGCGAGCAGTCTGCTGCTGCTTAACAACACAAACAATCCGTTCCTTTATTTCAGATTCTGA
- the rbr gene encoding rubrerythrin yields MNLADSVTRENLMKAFAGESQARNRYTFAQKKFAAQDYAVSELFGFTADQESAHAQVFYDHLKDLSGQQLEICADYPVDISSDLLTVLDMSAEHERNESGTIYPEFARIAREEGFADIARDFENIAKIENAHAERFSAFAELIRQGQLYSSDEEEVWVCMNCGFILSSSSAPEECPVCGVPQGYYIRLCMTKWGMDCNSI; encoded by the coding sequence ATGAATTTAGCAGATTCCGTGACCCGTGAAAACCTTATGAAAGCATTTGCAGGCGAAAGTCAGGCACGCAACAGGTACACCTTTGCACAGAAAAAGTTCGCTGCACAGGACTACGCAGTATCAGAGCTGTTCGGTTTTACTGCCGACCAGGAAAGTGCCCACGCACAGGTGTTCTACGATCATCTGAAAGATCTTTCGGGGCAGCAGCTGGAGATCTGTGCAGACTATCCCGTGGATATAAGCAGTGACCTCCTTACGGTGCTTGATATGTCAGCAGAACATGAGCGGAACGAATCAGGGACTATCTACCCCGAATTTGCCCGCATCGCCCGCGAGGAGGGCTTTGCCGACATCGCCCGTGATTTTGAGAACATCGCAAAGATAGAAAATGCCCACGCCGAAAGATTTTCAGCTTTTGCAGAGCTTATCCGCCAAGGACAGCTTTACAGCAGTGATGAAGAAGAAGTCTGGGTATGCATGAACTGCGGATTTATACTTTCAAGCAGCAGTGCCCCCGAAGAATGCCCCGTCTGCGGTGTACCTCAGGGATATTATATCCGCCTGTGCATGACAAAGTGGGGCATGGACTGCAACAGTATCTGA
- a CDS encoding ABC transporter permease subunit, with product MGKFFALVKNEYIKLYKKPSTRILLVIFLAACLCFAPLMKLIDHYAIGDIDSKTTDYSEHYANRMEDKKLELENSPDIPFRDYKLELIEAFDPASDWQYRACTQGMYSDSKREIQTMTMFCKTDDWRGFMTYTANSMDASTGERWACNYRLEHNIDYSSKFDEQNKIINQIANGMNGEAFDTTGRSQQEIVMVGMYQLEHEVYEDTSYKPSSLFDITPYEHFDFWDVMIKIPYVESFIGIIMIVIAGGIVSSEFSQGTIKFLLISPVKREKILMAKYFTVISLGFLMMLVMFLINIPITGLLFSFKGITAPYISVIDGEVIAQSTFVYLIKSFMLKSVQVIISTTLAFTLSSLVRSTALAVITGYILNSIDVALVSVMYSFNLDWGRYLIFANTDLLNIYKGTSVFPQHSLGFALIVIIAHMAVFLLTAWDSFTRRSV from the coding sequence TTGGGTAAGTTTTTTGCACTCGTTAAAAACGAGTATATAAAGTTATACAAAAAGCCTTCAACAAGGATACTGCTGGTGATCTTCCTGGCAGCTTGCCTGTGCTTTGCACCGCTGATGAAGCTGATAGACCATTACGCTATCGGGGATATCGACAGTAAAACAACAGACTACAGCGAGCACTATGCGAATAGGATGGAAGATAAAAAGTTGGAATTGGAAAACTCACCCGATATCCCGTTTCGCGATTACAAGCTGGAACTTATCGAAGCTTTCGACCCGGCATCGGACTGGCAGTATAGAGCCTGCACGCAAGGTATGTACTCTGATTCCAAGCGTGAGATACAGACAATGACTATGTTTTGCAAGACCGATGACTGGCGTGGTTTCATGACATACACTGCAAACAGCATGGATGCCTCCACCGGTGAGCGATGGGCTTGCAATTACAGGCTTGAACACAATATAGACTACAGCAGCAAATTCGACGAACAGAATAAGATAATAAATCAAATTGCAAACGGCATGAACGGAGAAGCGTTCGACACTACCGGCAGATCTCAGCAGGAAATCGTTATGGTAGGTATGTATCAGCTTGAACATGAGGTATACGAAGACACTTCGTATAAACCCAGTTCACTGTTTGATATCACCCCATACGAGCACTTTGATTTCTGGGATGTAATGATAAAGATACCCTATGTTGAAAGCTTTATCGGAATCATCATGATCGTGATAGCAGGCGGCATCGTATCAAGTGAATTCAGCCAGGGCACTATAAAATTTCTGCTTATAAGCCCTGTCAAGCGTGAAAAGATACTTATGGCAAAATATTTCACCGTGATATCATTGGGCTTTTTGATGATGCTGGTAATGTTCCTGATAAACATACCTATCACGGGATTATTGTTCAGCTTCAAGGGTATAACGGCTCCATATATCAGTGTCATTGACGGCGAGGTAATTGCACAAAGCACATTCGTTTATCTTATAAAGTCTTTCATGCTGAAGAGCGTTCAGGTTATCATATCCACAACACTTGCATTCACGCTGTCCTCATTAGTAAGAAGCACCGCACTTGCTGTGATCACAGGCTACATACTAAATTCCATAGACGTTGCATTGGTATCTGTAATGTATTCCTTCAATCTGGACTGGGGCAGATATCTTATATTCGCAAACACCGATCTGCTTAACATTTACAAGGGTACATCGGTGTTCCCACAGCACTCCCTGGGATTTGCACTCATAGTTATCATCGCGCACATGGCAGTATTCCTGCTTACAGCATGGGACAGCTTTACAAGACGTTCCGTATAA